In Risungbinella massiliensis, the genomic stretch ACTCCGCTATGTAGGCAATTCCGATAATCTTGAGGATCGTCTCCAAAAAAAGCGTATTTACATGCGCTCGTTCTGCCAAACTCTGTAATACTCGCACCACCTCGGAGATTTTACCCGCTAGACTTAAGAAGATAATAATTCCGGTAAAGGTGGCTAGCAGGAAGGCGAAGACTGGTTTTTGCTCTTTTAGGACAAGTACTAAAAATGTAGCAATTAATCCCAATCCAACCACCTGGAGAATACCCAATAGGATCTCCTCCTTTCTTTGCTACGACTGAAAGAGAAAGACATTTTTGATCGTTTGAAATAGGTCTTGGATCAAAACCGCAATCATAAACAAGACCACTCCAAAGCCAAAGAGAGTAACCCAGTGTGCAAAATCTTCTTTCCCCATCTGCTTTAATACTGTATGGATCATCGCAACGATAATCCCGATGCCGGCGATCTGAAAGATTGCATCCACATTGTATGGCATAACATACCTCCTCAATAAAGCAGGATGATTAGGAGTGCTCCTGCGAGGATTCCTAAGGTTCGATACATTTTTTCGTATTGCCGTTGCTCCTCTTGCGCTTGCTGTTCTATTTGCTCTAGGTTCTGCTTGGCAAGCGTAAGATGCTGAATTTGGGTATTACGGTCGGATTGACCTAAGTTCTTACAAATATCGAGAAAAATTTCTTTTTCATCCGATTGCATCTGTGTCCACTTCCAACGCTGTTTCACTGCGAATTGTAAGCATTCATAAGTAGATCTTCCGTCTAACTCTAATAAGGACTTGCTACAGCGTTCTAGTAAATCACGTATTGGTACTGGAGCTCGCAGAGATACCTGAGCTAGTGCTTCTGGTAATGTCCGAACTCCATACCCAATCTCCGTCTCCAAAAAGGTAATAGCGGTTCTCAATTGACGTATTTGTTCTGGTCTTTCTCGATATCGCTTTGCATACTGAAAACCGGCAAGACTAAAGGCGAGCACCAAAAGAACAGATCCGATCAGTTTTAACATATCTTGCTCCGATTAAAAGAAAAGGAGATCTTTTCCCCTCTTCTATCTAAAATAGCTTCAATCGTTCCTGCTCCTAATCGGCGACTTAAGAGAATATATCGTCCAAACAGCTGTTGCTTGATCAAAGCATGCAGATGCGGACGCCGAGCCACTTCTGAAAGCAACTGTCCATGTGCTGATGAAAAGATGGTAACTCCAGCACAAACCGCTTCATGAACTGCATCTGCATCTTCCTGTCGGCCAATCTCATCAACAAGAAGAACTTGCGGGGACATCGATCGAATCATCATCATCATCCCCTCTGCTTTCGGACAAGCATCCAATACATCGGTACGGACACCAACATCGTGCTGGGAAACTCCACCTATACAACCTGCAATCTCCGATCGTTCATCTACAATTCCTACTTTTTGAGAGGGGATGGTAGATGTCCCATTGCTCACAAGACGAGACAAATCTCTAAGTAAGGTTGTTTTGCCACATTGTGGTGGAGAAATGATCAGTACAGAATGATACCTTCCCTCTTCATAGAGATAAGGCAAGATCGGAGTAGCTACTCCCGAAATCTGCCGAGCGATCCGAATGTTAAAAGCGGTCACTTCTCTAAGGTGGTGAACTCGGCCACCTTCTGTAATTACCTTGCCCGCTAACCCGATTCGATGTCCGCCCTCTACTGTGATATAACCTTGTCTAAGCTCCTCCTCCATCGCATAAAGAGAATGTTGACTAATTTGATTGAGCAATTTTCGGCATTCCTCAGCATTAATCACTCTTCCCCCAACTGACTGCGAAAGAAGCGAACCCTGTTCCGTTACAAACCATGAACGATTACCAGCAATAATCTCCAATGGACCGCCCAATCGAATGCGAATCTCTTCCAAACTTTCCTTTGTTTCATTCGGTAATGATTGGATAATTTGTCGCAACTCCATTGGCATGATCTCTAGAATCGGCTTTAACCTCACTTATTCACCACCTATCCGCTTGCAGGCTCGTTTTCCTCATCCATATGGGACAAGGAGATCAAATATACCAAACAGAGCAAAATCAAACAAAAAAAGCCGACTTTCCTCGTTATTTCTCACGAGAAAAATTGGCTTTATTTGGAATCATCCTCTTATTAGAACTTTTCCGTCTGTTTCTCCAATATTTGAAGAGCGTATGCTTGATATTTATCCATATCTCGCTCTTTTGCCAGTTTTGCTAAACGAATCAGTGCTTCTGTTTCCTTTTCATCTAAACCATACTTCTCTGCACGCAAAAATGCTTGTTGATAACGTTCTTCCGCCATTTGAAAATCACCAAGAGCTTGTGCTACATCCCCAAGCTGCAAATATGCTTGCAAGATATACGGAGGTCGATTCTCTTTCTCAGCCAACTGTAATGCCTTTTGTAAAAGTTTTTCTGCTTCCGTAAAGTCCTGTTGATTATAATGCAAAGATGCTAATAATATCAGAGACGAGACAAGAACTGGTTTTGTTTGGAACTTTTGCTCGATCACACCAACACTTTGGTAACTGATCCGTGCCAACTCTATATCCCCTGCACCTTCATGGATAATACCGAGTTCATGCCATAACTTCGCCATAAGCCCCCATTCTCGATTTTCTCTAGCAAGTTCCAGACCTGCTTCTACCACTTCCTGTGCCTCACTCCACACACCATGGGATGCAAGAAGTTCCGCCCTTTGAAGATAGAACTCTAGTCGAAGGCTAATGGAGTCGACTTTTGGAATCTGGGTCCAGAGATCATTTAAAAGCAACATCGCTTCCCAATCTCGATCTAACTGCCGTAGATAGCGAATCTGATCCAAAGAAAGCGCAATATAGGCATGTTCACCGAAATCGGTCTGCTCATAACTTTCCAATCCCTGACAAACATTGTAAAGAGCCTCCGCCACATCTCCTTCGTGTTCGGAGATTTTCCCTAAATAGAGATAGATCGTAGCTTCAAGATCCTGATTTCTTTTTTCTCGTCCTAGACGAAGAGCTGCATTCCATTCATTTTTCGCCTTCTTAAACAGATTGCGGTGGTAAAAGTAGAGTCCTTTTAAGAATAGATAAAACTGCTTTTGTGGATGTGAATCAACCAAATTCATCTGTTTTAACAACAAATATGCTTTTTCTCCATTTCCGCTTTCAATCCAAGAACGAATTGCGATCATCTGGACAGAGAGAATTCGTTCCTTCTTTTGATGTACACTCTCAATCTGAGTTAGGTCTTGGAATTGTACACCTAGTTTCTCTAATAAATATGCTAGCTTTCCTTCTTTTACATGAGTAAATCCCCGTTCAATATTGCTAATGGTAGATATAGATATGTGTTCATCCGCTAGATCTTCCAAACGAAGACCTTTTTGTTTTCGATAATCTCGAATTGCCTCTCCGATCATAAGTAGATCTTTACCATTCACAATTTTCACACCTTTATTGTAGTCTATCGAACAGACTTTTCTGTTTTAATTATTCTGGACTGTCTAAATTCGATACAAAGGGGATCACTTCCTTTTAATTCAGATAATTGTTTCCTTTCTTTTTAAAAGTATTTTACAAACTGAAAGAACAAGGCGTTGGAAGGATACATACAAGGGGAATTTCATTGATCTAATAAAAAGACATCTTCTAGTATGTAAATTATTTTAGTTACTAGTAATTTGAACTGAAATCACATAGGCTTGACTTTTTCTATGAACGAAAAGAAAGGAAACCAAAATGTTTTCTTTAACCTATAGCTTTCATTTATGTTATACCTACATTTTTTCAGGATTAAAATGTTTCTACAAGTATTTTTCAAAACCTTTTAAAATCAATAGTTGAAAGATAAATTTAATAGTATTGAAATAGTTTTTAATCTTTAAAAATAGTAATACATAATATTTCAATTTTTACTTTACAATTAATTCGTGCATTAAAAAATAGAAAAGTCAATATTGAAACTTTTTTCGAGAGTGATTTAATAACTTGGTAAGCAACAAATGGAGCTTGACTCAGAGTAAGGAGAAAAACATCAT encodes the following:
- the spoIIIAB gene encoding stage III sporulation protein SpoIIIAB; this translates as MLKLIGSVLLVLAFSLAGFQYAKRYRERPEQIRQLRTAITFLETEIGYGVRTLPEALAQVSLRAPVPIRDLLERCSKSLLELDGRSTYECLQFAVKQRWKWTQMQSDEKEIFLDICKNLGQSDRNTQIQHLTLAKQNLEQIEQQAQEEQRQYEKMYRTLGILAGALLIILLY
- the spoIIIAD gene encoding stage III sporulation protein AD; this encodes MGILQVVGLGLIATFLVLVLKEQKPVFAFLLATFTGIIIFLSLAGKISEVVRVLQSLAERAHVNTLFLETILKIIGIAYIAEFGAQVTRDAGQGSIASKIELAGKILILVMAIPIITIVIESIIQILPS
- a CDS encoding helix-turn-helix domain-containing protein, whose protein sequence is MNGKDLLMIGEAIRDYRKQKGLRLEDLADEHISISTISNIERGFTHVKEGKLAYLLEKLGVQFQDLTQIESVHQKKERILSVQMIAIRSWIESGNGEKAYLLLKQMNLVDSHPQKQFYLFLKGLYFYHRNLFKKAKNEWNAALRLGREKRNQDLEATIYLYLGKISEHEGDVAEALYNVCQGLESYEQTDFGEHAYIALSLDQIRYLRQLDRDWEAMLLLNDLWTQIPKVDSISLRLEFYLQRAELLASHGVWSEAQEVVEAGLELARENREWGLMAKLWHELGIIHEGAGDIELARISYQSVGVIEQKFQTKPVLVSSLILLASLHYNQQDFTEAEKLLQKALQLAEKENRPPYILQAYLQLGDVAQALGDFQMAEERYQQAFLRAEKYGLDEKETEALIRLAKLAKERDMDKYQAYALQILEKQTEKF
- the spoIIIAC gene encoding stage III sporulation protein AC, yielding MPYNVDAIFQIAGIGIIVAMIHTVLKQMGKEDFAHWVTLFGFGVVLFMIAVLIQDLFQTIKNVFLFQS
- the spoIIIAA gene encoding stage III sporulation protein AA codes for the protein MRLKPILEIMPMELRQIIQSLPNETKESLEEIRIRLGGPLEIIAGNRSWFVTEQGSLLSQSVGGRVINAEECRKLLNQISQHSLYAMEEELRQGYITVEGGHRIGLAGKVITEGGRVHHLREVTAFNIRIARQISGVATPILPYLYEEGRYHSVLIISPPQCGKTTLLRDLSRLVSNGTSTIPSQKVGIVDERSEIAGCIGGVSQHDVGVRTDVLDACPKAEGMMMMIRSMSPQVLLVDEIGRQEDADAVHEAVCAGVTIFSSAHGQLLSEVARRPHLHALIKQQLFGRYILLSRRLGAGTIEAILDRRGEKISFSFNRSKIC